One Streptomyces sp. NBC_01237 genomic region harbors:
- a CDS encoding alkaline phosphatase family protein, whose protein sequence is MAQPAWQDPVPLALDTAPVPEYGSGSLADLLPTLAAGQGVPGLTATIPELTPADRNCVFLIDGLGWEQIKAHPDEAPFLHSLLSSSRGGTGRPITAGFPATTATSLASVGTGLPPGEHGLPGYTARNPETGELMNQLRWKPWTAPKVWQPYPTVFRLADAAGVRTAQVSAPTFEQTPLTKVALSGGSFLGRLSGEDRMDVAAERLAAGDRSLVYTYYSEVDGAGHRFGVDSDAWRGQLMYVDGLAQRLAEQLPPRSALYITADHGMIDIPFDEQSRIDFDEDWELRAGVALLGGEGRARHVYAVPGAEADVLTVWREVLGEQFWVAGRDEAIEAGWFGPRIDERVYGRIGDVVAAAHDDVVITASVNEPHESAMVGMHGSMTPVEQLVPLLEVRS, encoded by the coding sequence ATGGCCCAGCCGGCCTGGCAGGACCCTGTCCCGCTCGCTCTCGACACCGCACCCGTTCCCGAGTACGGCAGTGGCTCGCTCGCCGATCTGCTGCCCACCCTCGCCGCGGGGCAGGGCGTACCCGGTCTCACCGCGACGATTCCCGAGCTGACGCCGGCCGATCGCAACTGCGTCTTCCTGATCGACGGCCTCGGCTGGGAGCAGATCAAGGCGCATCCGGACGAGGCCCCCTTCCTGCACTCCCTGCTGTCGTCCTCGCGCGGCGGCACCGGCCGCCCGATCACCGCGGGATTCCCGGCGACCACCGCCACCTCGCTGGCCTCGGTCGGTACGGGGCTGCCGCCCGGTGAGCACGGCCTTCCCGGATACACCGCGCGCAATCCCGAGACCGGCGAGCTGATGAACCAGCTCCGCTGGAAGCCGTGGACCGCGCCGAAGGTCTGGCAGCCGTACCCCACCGTCTTCCGGCTCGCCGACGCCGCGGGTGTGCGCACCGCCCAGGTCTCCGCGCCCACGTTCGAGCAGACCCCGCTCACCAAGGTCGCGCTCAGCGGCGGCTCGTTCCTCGGCCGGCTCAGCGGCGAGGACCGGATGGACGTGGCGGCCGAACGGCTCGCCGCCGGGGACCGCTCGCTCGTCTACACGTACTACAGCGAGGTCGACGGCGCGGGACACCGGTTCGGTGTCGACTCCGATGCCTGGCGCGGCCAGCTGATGTACGTCGACGGGCTCGCCCAGCGCCTGGCCGAGCAGCTCCCGCCCCGCTCGGCGCTGTACATCACCGCCGACCACGGCATGATCGACATCCCCTTCGACGAACAGTCCCGGATCGACTTCGACGAGGACTGGGAACTGCGCGCGGGCGTCGCCCTGCTCGGCGGCGAGGGCCGGGCGCGCCATGTGTACGCGGTCCCCGGGGCCGAGGCGGATGTGCTGACGGTCTGGCGCGAAGTGCTCGGCGAGCAGTTCTGGGTGGCGGGCCGGGACGAGGCGATCGAGGCCGGCTGGTTCGGGCCGCGGATCGACGAGCGGGTGTACGGCCGCATCGGCGACGTGGTCGCCGCCGCCCATGACGATGTGGTGATCACCGCGTCGGTCAACGAGCCGCACGAGTCCGCGATGGTCGGCATGCACGGCTCGATGACCCCCGTCGAACAACTGGTCCCGCTCCTCGAAGTACGCTCGTAA
- a CDS encoding MDR family MFS transporter, giving the protein MNQLIAEDPVRIGPYRLIARLGEGGMGLVYLGRSEGGRTVAVKVVQAEYAGDPEFRRRFAREVAAARRVGGSWTAAVLDADPEAALPWVATQYIPGPDLHTVVAKDFGPLPEYAVHTLANRLALALQAVHEAGLIHRDLKPSNVLVTVDGPRVIDFGIARAMDRATGDSLHTRTGMLIGSPGFMSPEQVRGLELTPASDVFCLGAVLVHAATGRLLFGATDTGLNAHLFRIAEEEADLTGVPESLVDLVRACLEKDPAKRPTPAQVAARTAEDQAAEWLPGAVLAQLGRHAAQLLDFAPEAVTADPAGTPAVQPAAPVPPAQPHPLPAPPAYAPTAPAHFVPAQGFGPPPGPLPGAWSAHPATAPLQDPASPHPRRWWGLAVVALAQLTVLIDATTFTMAVPSVQADLGLPASGLSVMFTVYVLAFGGLLLLGGHITDLVGRRRTLIIGLAGFAVASALGGSAADSSMLIGARALQGAFGAVLTPAALALVTTGFTDPKERGRAFGIYAAISGGGSALGLLTGGWLLETLTWRVSLYATVPLAAAALIGALTLPHDRPGGTGARFDVLGVLLGTGGLAALVHGLTEAESRGWNDLLILALLVVGVVLLVAYLWRWTTTSRPSPSPFTVDGRDRVGCFLAMLLSGLGVAASFTTLAFYLQTVHGYAPAAEGAAFLPMAAALVIGATQVAGRLLPRVAPRVLIVAGLAIAALGLLLLTGIEADGAYTTQVLPGMVLTGFGTGLAFMPVFATATAAVAPEHSGAASATITAAQHLGSAIGAALLTGVLAARLRPAASWSPEQLREKMLSGYTDTLWWAFGGMLLAGLLVGLLVTARAPGGDGPPVRAAG; this is encoded by the coding sequence GTGAATCAGCTGATCGCCGAAGATCCGGTCCGCATAGGCCCCTACCGCCTGATCGCCCGGCTGGGCGAGGGAGGCATGGGTCTGGTCTATCTGGGCCGATCCGAGGGCGGACGCACCGTGGCCGTGAAAGTGGTGCAGGCCGAATACGCCGGGGACCCCGAGTTCCGCAGGCGCTTCGCCCGTGAAGTGGCCGCCGCGCGGCGGGTCGGCGGGAGCTGGACGGCGGCGGTGCTCGACGCCGACCCCGAGGCCGCCCTTCCCTGGGTGGCGACCCAGTACATCCCGGGGCCCGACCTGCACACCGTGGTCGCCAAGGACTTCGGACCGTTGCCCGAGTACGCGGTCCACACCCTGGCCAACCGCCTCGCCCTCGCCCTGCAGGCCGTGCACGAGGCGGGTCTGATCCATCGTGACCTCAAGCCGTCGAACGTCCTCGTCACCGTCGACGGCCCCCGCGTCATCGACTTCGGCATCGCGCGGGCGATGGACCGGGCGACCGGGGACAGCCTGCACACCCGCACCGGCATGCTGATCGGCTCCCCGGGCTTCATGTCGCCGGAACAGGTCCGCGGCCTCGAACTCACCCCCGCCAGCGACGTGTTCTGTCTGGGGGCCGTCCTTGTCCACGCCGCCACCGGGCGCCTCCTCTTCGGCGCCACGGACACCGGCCTGAACGCCCATCTCTTCCGGATCGCGGAGGAGGAGGCGGACCTGACCGGCGTACCGGAGTCGCTGGTCGACCTCGTACGCGCATGTCTGGAGAAGGACCCGGCCAAGAGGCCCACCCCTGCGCAGGTGGCCGCACGCACGGCCGAGGATCAGGCCGCGGAATGGCTGCCGGGCGCCGTGCTGGCACAACTGGGCCGGCATGCAGCCCAGTTGCTGGACTTCGCCCCGGAAGCCGTCACCGCGGACCCTGCCGGGACACCTGCCGTCCAACCGGCCGCCCCTGTCCCGCCCGCGCAGCCCCACCCGCTGCCCGCGCCGCCCGCGTACGCCCCGACGGCCCCGGCGCACTTCGTCCCCGCACAGGGGTTCGGGCCACCGCCGGGCCCACTCCCCGGCGCCTGGTCCGCACACCCGGCCACGGCCCCCCTCCAGGACCCGGCGTCCCCGCACCCCAGACGCTGGTGGGGGCTGGCGGTGGTCGCCCTGGCCCAGTTGACGGTGCTGATCGACGCGACGACCTTCACCATGGCGGTGCCGTCCGTCCAGGCCGATCTCGGTCTGCCCGCCAGTGGGCTGAGCGTGATGTTCACCGTGTACGTGCTCGCCTTCGGCGGCCTGCTGCTGCTCGGCGGGCACATCACGGACCTCGTGGGACGCAGACGCACACTCATCATCGGCCTGGCCGGATTCGCGGTCGCCTCCGCGCTCGGCGGCTCGGCGGCCGATTCCAGCATGCTGATCGGGGCCCGCGCCCTGCAGGGAGCCTTCGGCGCGGTGCTCACACCGGCCGCGCTGGCCCTGGTGACCACCGGTTTCACCGACCCGAAGGAACGCGGCAGAGCCTTCGGGATCTACGCCGCGATCAGCGGCGGCGGTTCGGCACTCGGGCTGCTCACGGGCGGCTGGCTCCTGGAGACCCTGACCTGGCGTGTGTCCCTTTACGCCACCGTCCCCCTCGCCGCGGCCGCCCTGATCGGCGCACTCACCCTGCCGCACGACCGACCGGGTGGTACGGGAGCACGCTTCGACGTGCTCGGGGTGCTGCTCGGCACCGGCGGACTCGCCGCCCTCGTCCACGGCCTCACCGAGGCCGAGTCCCGCGGCTGGAACGACCTGCTGATCCTGGCCCTGTTGGTGGTGGGCGTCGTCCTGCTCGTGGCCTACCTGTGGCGCTGGACCACGACATCACGCCCGTCCCCTTCGCCGTTCACCGTCGACGGCCGCGACCGCGTCGGCTGCTTCCTCGCCATGCTGCTGTCCGGCCTCGGCGTCGCCGCCTCGTTCACCACCCTGGCCTTCTACCTGCAGACCGTCCACGGCTACGCCCCGGCCGCGGAGGGAGCGGCCTTCCTGCCCATGGCCGCCGCCCTCGTCATCGGAGCCACCCAGGTCGCCGGCCGTCTGCTGCCCCGCGTCGCGCCCCGCGTCCTGATCGTGGCGGGCCTGGCGATCGCGGCTCTCGGACTGCTGCTCCTGACCGGCATCGAGGCCGACGGTGCGTACACGACCCAGGTGCTGCCCGGCATGGTCCTCACCGGCTTCGGCACCGGCCTGGCCTTCATGCCGGTCTTCGCCACCGCGACCGCGGCCGTCGCCCCGGAACACTCCGGCGCGGCCTCGGCGACGATCACCGCGGCTCAGCACCTGGGCAGTGCGATCGGTGCGGCGCTGCTCACCGGCGTTCTCGCCGCCCGCCTGCGCCCCGCCGCGTCCTGGTCGCCCGAGCAGCTCCGCGAGAAGATGCTCAGCGGCTACACCGACACCCTCTGGTGGGCCTTCGGCGGCATGCTGCTCGCGGGCCTGCTCGTCGGTCTGCTGGTCACCGCCAGGGCGCCCGGGGGCGACGGACCGCCGGTGCGCGCGGCAGGCTGA
- a CDS encoding thymidine kinase, producing MPELVFFSGTMDCGKSTLALQIGHNRSARGLQGVIFTRDDRAGEGKLSSRLGLVTEAVEATEGMDLYAYLVAQLSQGGKADYVIVDEAQFLAPEQIDQLARVVDDLGLDVFAFGIRTDFRTKLFPGSQRLIELADRIEQLQVEALCWCGDRATHNARTVDGEMVVEGAQVVVGDVNRPAEEIGYEVLCRRHHYRRMTSAAARAGALSPDVLPVNHG from the coding sequence ATGCCCGAGCTTGTGTTCTTCTCCGGAACGATGGACTGCGGAAAGAGCACGCTGGCCCTCCAGATCGGTCACAACCGGTCGGCTCGCGGACTCCAGGGCGTCATCTTCACCCGCGACGACCGGGCGGGGGAGGGCAAGCTCTCCTCCCGGCTGGGCCTGGTGACGGAGGCGGTCGAGGCGACCGAGGGCATGGACCTGTACGCGTATCTGGTCGCCCAGCTGTCCCAGGGCGGCAAGGCGGACTACGTGATCGTGGACGAGGCCCAGTTCCTCGCGCCGGAGCAGATCGACCAGTTGGCCCGGGTCGTCGACGATCTCGGCCTGGACGTCTTCGCCTTCGGCATCAGGACGGACTTCCGCACGAAGCTGTTCCCGGGGTCCCAGCGGCTGATCGAGCTCGCGGACCGGATCGAGCAGCTTCAGGTGGAGGCCCTGTGCTGGTGCGGCGACCGCGCCACGCACAACGCCCGCACGGTGGACGGGGAGATGGTCGTCGAGGGCGCCCAGGTCGTGGTCGGCGACGTCAACCGCCCGGCCGAGGAGATCGGCTACGAGGTCCTCTGCCGCCGCCACCACTACCGGCGCATGACCAGCGCCGCGGCCCGTGCGGGTGCCCTTTCCCCGGATGTCCTCCCGGTCAACCACGGCTGA